The Panicum virgatum strain AP13 chromosome 3N, P.virgatum_v5, whole genome shotgun sequence genome includes the window GCAatcaccacctgcaggctacctctacatACAGTTGGAATAGGGCGACATTCAAACATAAACCTTAATCCAAACACCACGTTTGCATTaatgattactactctagcatTGCGCAAGGACATCACTAGTAGAAATGTGTTGATCTAGGACGATTTCCTCGTGACGTTCACAAAATTCGTCATTAAACATGATACACCAATGACGAATTTTAGGATTCGTCATGGATCACGGGTGATGGAGCCCAGCCATTAAAAAATTATGACGAATTGTAACTTAGCGTCATAAAACAACAATGAATTTCGTCACATATCATATTCGCCATTTAGGTAATGAATTCTGATGGATCTATATCGTCACAGATTACCTCAGGTGGGACAACAACCTTgtgcggtaaacaccgacagctggtgcgccaggtaggggactcggcgagttcatcggcgagttcgatggccactttcgctctcagcaccatggcgcttcctcaaggcgccaccttcgtcttcggctcatgggtctgcgtcgccaatggtttgggcggctttgacagccacctaaccaaccCCACCACGCTGAAGGCAACCTCATCGGAAAGCTCCAATAAGCTCGCCGGATCGAATGATCGCGGCATCATGCTGCTTCCCGACTCACCAAGGAGATCGAGAtgaaactcgaagacaactcgggttccactcggactcaaattgatctcaaaccgaatTCTACTCGGATTGAGACACCTCTTGCCCAACCCATCTACGGGTTGCGCAACGCATCATCTACTTACCGACAGAAGATCAAATCCATCAATGAAAATATCTTGGATCAACTACTTTGTGTCGAGAACTCTTCAGTCATcactagccgggaggcacccgttttcgatGCATACCCAGATCCAGATGAGTCGTCTCATGACAGCCTGGATTTTGTCACCAATGTGTCGGCAAAGATTCAACCCAAGTCCTGCCAGGATCACACACTCGCAGAACTACTTGACAACCTCCGAGAAGacgccagcattgatgatctcccatTCCAACATGGTACTCCCCTCACACCTATGGGAAACTGAGTCTGGGGGAACCAAGCTAGCCGATTACGAATCAGACTTGGAGAGTTACTCTCTAGAACGCCTGGTTTCCGTGATCAACCAGCAAGGAGGAGGCGCTCCCAGCCATCATGACCCCAATGAAACCACGGATCAGATTTTAGAACACAATTTGACTCAAGATGCTCCGCAAGATGAGGATGAGGCTACTCGCACAGCTCACGGGGCAAGAAATCAATGCATAGGAGAACGCAGGGCCCGAGCTGCTGAGCGCGCTCGCCTTCCTCGCAATCTCAACCATGAATTCAACAATGCCGCGGACCCAATCTTCACTACTTCCATCGCCacgatgacagaagcaaccctgcgccTCATGCAGATGCCACAAAACCCACAGATGGAGCGCATCATACACCTCACACAACATGTTGTCGAGCAACTCGAGGGGCAAAGTCCTTTGTCCTCACTTCATGGCAGCCGATCTAAGGCGACTGCAACAgtaatacctcaagcaagccgtatCCCGGGAGGCTATCATCGTCAACTGCAccagcaaaaccaaagaaaccaagaggatcaggaagttGCAAGCAATCATCGCCACAGGGGTGGCCAACAACTAGCAAATCATGCTCCTGGGCCTCAACCGAACCGCAACAACAACCGCGGTCAAAACCCTAAagaagtagccgattccataATGGATGCACagaacatcatcaacgcaagacgcagagcaCATCGTTCAGAAAACTCCGATCGATTCCCAGCCCTCAGCAGCATTTTCGACAACATCAAGTACCCGAAGGACTTTAAACCCACAAATATCCAGAAGTAcgatggtaagcaagaccctgctcaatggttacatttatactcgaccgctgttagtgttgcaggaggagacaccaacaccaaggtcctctaatTCTCGATGGCCCTTGAGCCCGCACCTCTCACGTGGCTCGAGAGCTTGACacgcgagtccatacactcgtgggaGGATCTCAAGAAGGTCTTCattgacaacttccaagggtctctacaccgagtagctactcgacatgCTCTGTCTAtgtgcaagcaagagcaaggtggAACCATCAtatcctacgtcaagtgctTCTttgacacaagagccaccatccccaacgtcacggatgatgacatcatcgactacttccagagtgaCATTACTGTCCAATCTCTCTACCGTGACTTTGGCGTAACTGTCCCAAAATGGTAGTAGAGCTACGCGATATGATGCAGCGTTGGGCAGATGAAGAAGAGCAAGAGCGCAGCCGCTTCCCATGCtgtaacaacgacaacaatgggaagcgccacaatgaccgtggagggcccagcaaccagcgggatccagCATGCAAGTGCAAGCCAGACGATATCGTCGGCACCATGGATCGCACTCCGCGTGGTAAGGAGAATGAAAAGCCGCAggatcagttcgacaagatcctcCACAACAAGAGGTGCCCAATCCACCctaagagcaaccactcgatgtgggaatgCATAATCATATGAAAGTCCTTCCAGTCTACGCCGCCAGATGCTCCTAAGAAGAAGCAGAACAAGGATGATGAGGACGAGGATGACAAGAAAGACCCCGACGGTTTTCAATAGCAACAAAATGTGGTCAacatcatatttggaggagatcccagTTTTTCCAAGCGGGCTCAGAAGCTATTACTCAGGGAGATTCTCTCAGTTGAGCCTGCAATTCGGAGGCCATTAaaatacagcgaggtccccatcaccttctccagggaggatcaatggaccagcttctctgaaccaggAAAGTTCCCCCTGGTACTCGACCCAGTCGTCCAAGGGTCCAAACTCACTCGAGTACTTATCGATGGAGGAAGCGGGCTCAActtgatctttgcaagcacactggcgaagatgggcctcaactacatgagttTGCTCACACCAAGCAAAGCTCCCTTCTATGGCATCGTCGCCGGAACTattctacaccaattggctcggtcactctcccagtcacatttggtacagaacagaacttccagACGGAGTAtatcaagttcgaagtagccgatTTCAAATCGTCTTACCATGCTATACTGGGAAGACCGGCGCTCGCCAAGTTCATGGAAGTACCACACTATGTCTAcatgctcctcaagatgccgggCAACACAGGAGTTCTTTCTCTACGAGgtgacctcctcaagtcctttgAGTGTGACAAGGAGGCGATAGACCACGCCTCTCCAATTCAAGTTCCTAGTTCTGTCAGCGAAATACCTGCCGCCGCCAAGGAGCTCTCACTCAACAAGGACTCGATGCCTTCAaagaagccaagccagtcaTCAGTAAAACCTACTGGTGATGTGGGTACCAAGACTATCCAactacaagagggagatgacTCCAAAACCGCCATCATCGGAACTGGCGtgggcgacaaataggaactcgagctcgtcaacttccatagGGCTAACCGAGACGTATTCACGTGGAAACCtacggatatgccaggggtgcccaaggagttgatcgagcatgcactGAAAGTCGACCCCAAAGCCACACCAAAGAAGCAACGGCTATGGAGTTTCTCCccagacaagcgagaagccatcaagaaggagCTGGCTAAACTACTCGCAGTagggttcatcaaagaggtCTATCATCCTgaatggttggccaaccctgtactcgtccataagaagaacaacaatgagtggaggatgtgtgttgactacacTGACATGAACgagcattgcccaaaggatcctttcgggctacctcgcattgatcaagtaatcgactccacCGCTGGATGTGTCCTACTATCCTTCTTCGACTGCTATTCAGTCTATCACCAGATcgccctgaaagaagaagaccaaatcaagacggcattcatcaccccttatggggcatatgcttacaagaccatgtcttttgggttgaagaacgctggtgccACTTACCAGCGCgtgatacagctgtgcttcgcTGATTatctacatcgcaatgttgaagcctattgttgatgacatcgttgtcaaaaccaaatcccaggatcaattcatagCTGACctggaagaaaccttcaacagcctccgaaagttttgctggaaactcaacccaaccaagtgtctTTTGCGTACCCTCTGAAaatctactcggattcatcgtcagccaCCAAGGAATCGAGGCtaacccagagaagatcaatgccatcatggccatggatgctccagctacCATAAAGGACGTctagaagcttacaggctgcatggcagccttgaatcgattcttgtctAGGCTTGGTGAACGGGggttacccttcttcaagctcctcaagcgacaagacaaatttgagtggactacagaagccgcggaagcactcgataACCTCAAGCATCACCTCCAGTCACCGTCAATTCTTACAGCTCCACAACCAGGCGAGGagctactcctctacatcgctgcaaCTACTATTGTAGTCAGCACAgtgatagtagtcgaacgcctggaggaaggccacgcttacagcgtccagagaccagtctacttcatcagtgaagtactctctgaatcaaaggttagatatccatcaattcagaaagttctgtatggaattctaatcacctccaggatgCTTCGACActacttcgacgagtacaagattTTAGTTATTACTGACTTCCCATTAGCGGACATACTCCACAATCAGGATGCCACTGGAAgaatttcaaagtgggcagttgaactgagAGCTTTCGAAATCAATGtcaagccaagaacaacaaTCAAGTCGCAAGCATTAGTCGACTTCTTAGCCGAATGGTGTGAAAATCAAGTCCCAGCACCTCACAACGtcccagagcattgggtaatgtactttgataGCTCACTCAAGCTCGAAGGAGGCGGCGTGGGAGTTCTATTCATCACCCCCAAAGGAGAGCagttgaagtatgtgttccagaTCCTGTTTAAAGTCTCCAGCAACGAAGTAGAATACGAGGCACTGCTACACGGGCTTCGCCTAGCAGTTTCTCTCGGTGTCAAGCGACTACTCGTCTACGACGACTCTCTACTCGTCATTCAGCAAGTCAATAAAGAGTGGGACATCAAAAAGGACACAATGGATGCAtacgttgaagaaatcagaaTGCATGAGAACAAGTTCTCGGGATTGAAAATCCACCACGTAGACCGTGGCAACAACATGATAGCCGATGTCCGGTCCAAGCTTGGATTAACttgagcagctgttccacctggAGTCTTCATTCATGAACTacatcatccatcagtcaaggtacaTAATCAACCAGCTACTGACGcggaggccccggccacagttagagaagtgctgatgatcGAAGAAGACTGGTGGATTCAGTTCATCGATTTCATGaaggaattcaagcttccaccacatgtcgatGCCAAGAGTGCCAAAACAGTGCGCATCATCAGACAAAGCAAGGGTTTTGTTCTCGTCGgtgacaacctatacaagcgctccaCCTCTGGCATCCTCACGaaatgtgttacccttgaagaaggcaaagacatcctcagggaaatacacgaaggagtttgcggcaaccatacctcatcaaggacactagtcggcaaggcctATAGTTCAGTTTTTTCTAGCCAACTACCATATCGGACGCAGAAGACCTCGTCGGACAAAAGGCTCATGTGCCAGCACACAACTTGATCACAATCCCTCCGTCATGGCCGTTCACCTGTTGGAgtctggacatgatcggaccttcAACCGTAGCTCCAAGAGAGTTCAATCATGTGTTGGTAtcagtcgacaagtttaccaagtggatcgagcaCAAAcctattgtcaagatctcatcagatagagcagtggatttcatctccgaCATCATACATCGGTTCGAATTTCCTCACACTATTATCACAGATCTGGGTTCTAACTTTACATcgcaatctttttgggatttctgcgaTAATTCTTGCAAAGAGGTCAAATATGCCTCAGTGGCCCATCctcgagcaaatggtcaagtgaAACATATCAATGGCTTGGTACTCGATGGCTTGAAAAAGAGACTCTACGATGCCAACTCCAAGAAGGGTGGCAAGTGGATCCAAGAACTAccccatgtggtctgggggTTGCGAACGCAGCCTAGTAAAGcgactggacaatctcctttgttcctcacctatgggtcagaggctatactacccgcagatatcatgtggaaatctccaagagtagaagcctatcaaggagaagcagatgaagctcgacaacttgagttggACTCAGTCGAAGAAGCCCGGATCAATGCTTTGACCCAATTGgttagatatcttcaaggagttagatgctatcatgatcgcaatgtccagcaaagatctttcaataTAGGAGATCTATTTCTACGAAGGATTCAAGATGAaacaggactgcacaagttaaattctagATGGAAGGGACCTTTCATTGTGTCCAAAGTTACAAGACCTAGATCATACAGAATTACTGATGCCGACGGTAATGAGGTACCTAATTCCTGGAATATCGAGCACTTTCGcagattttatccttgatccaagttatatggtgatgtcagttgatctctttaataaaTCAAGGGTTTCTATCAActtttcgactacattaaaggtaGTTGTCAATCTGGCAGCATCACATTGGATTATTCCCTAATAGGTTTTTCCAACCAGGGTAATCTCAACAGATTTATACCGACTTGGATAACCTAATCTggatagcttacacagtttttCCATTGGGGTAACCTATCAAGGCTCATCCAAACAGGATAACTATACAAGCCACATCCATGTCCTCAGTATAGGGACACAACCTACTCACCGGCTCGAGAAGgtttatggatacctttactagtttgtccaacttgggtaactcgacggggttcatcctaacaggtcaacaaTATAGGTGACTCCAGCCTTGGGTAAAAAGGCacaactactcgcttgctcgagtatgttTCGGATACTATTAAAATTTGTCCTActggggtaacccgacggggttcatcctaactggtcaatcTTAATAGTTACTCCAATCTACATGTTAGACAttctactcgctcgctcgagtagaaTATGGATATCTCTATACAGTTTTTTCTATCTGGATAATCCGACGGGATTCATCCTAACTAATAAACTACGGAGATTACTCCATGAGAACACTCTACTTGTCTACTCGAGTAGTTTGTGTTTCGACTACTTATCCTACAGTATCAgatcatgcttctgaagacacatcAACATGATAAAAGCAATATGTACAAAGACAAGATTTTACAAAGATCACAAGAGCAGTTACAAGCAGATCACTATGCTATGTTCTTCAAGATCTCCTCAGCAATCACCTCTGTGTCTTTACAATAGCCCTAGAAATTTTCTTCAGAGCAATCAGCTGCTATTCCCTTGGCTATGGGAGCTAAGTTATGTTGAGGCCAATAAGACTTTACAATCCCAAGCATATGTGtaagataattcttggaggtgGCCGTCATGatgtcaaaaaaaattttgggagCTTCTTCTAAGCGCTCCACCAAAGATTTACTACTCGACGACCCCTCTTCTGAATCTACCATGTCTATGATGACTTGAGCTGCAGCTACTAGTTGAGCTTGGTCACTTGAAGAACCTGATACATGAATCTTTCAGTGAATATGCAACTATTGACAAGATACTGTCAAGAGAAGATTCAATTACTTATAGGCTTTTGCAGTTGTTCTTGGAGCTTGGCTTTTTCTTCCTCAAGGCTCTTGATCTGTTGTTTCATCTTATAAAGCTCTTGCGTATGTTCATGGTTAGCTTCATAAAGCTTGTTCCGTGCAGCAAGAGCTTCATCAAGATGCTTGGCAATCTCAGTATTTTTCTGATTCAAGGTGTTCCAATTATCTACGGTCTGATACAAAGCCTGGGATTTTAGGAAAGaccgattggcaacatcctacaAGTACAACAGATGATGCCTCATATATCATGAACTACTCTATGTCAACAAAGATAGCAGCAGAAATCTTACCTTGGTATATTTGAAGCTCCATTGCATATAATCAgcaagcttcttcacattttCTATAGAATGCAGTGGATCATCAAAGAGATCTTTTCCCAACTCCTCCTGGGCAGCTTGTGGAAGAGTTTGAAAGGGTACTACTCGAATGGCAAGATTTCTTGACCCTTCAGCCTCACTACCATCAATTCTAGTAGCAGTGGCTGTTTCCCTAGTAGCCGCAGGTGGAGTAAGCTTAGTTGTTTCGGGAATTGACTCCTTTGATGTTCCAGATGTGCCTACCTCTTGACAAACAGCACCATagttctcgatcaacccaattattgGTGACTCggggggctgatcgactagtgGCCTCTAGGTCGCTTTGCACCCAGTTACAGATGTCTTGGACCAGACTTTTCTCATGCTCAGgaagatattggatcctagATGAGCAAAATTCAGAATAAGGAAGCTGAAGCTAATTGGATTTAATAGAGAAAGTAAGATTCTTACTGGCCACTGTCAAGGCAGTATGCTTTCCTCTGCAATAGAGATCCAGGAGCTGCTTTGCGCTTCTTATTGCCACCAGAATGGGTGGCATCTTCTGAAGATGGAGGCATGCAGTACCATGTCTTATAATTCTTCTGAAAAAAGAGGATTTATCAGAATGTCAAAGAGCTTATCTACAAGTACTCAACAATGCTTTTTAACACTTACCCAGGTCTTCTCGGGTGGATTGACTGCCGAGAAAAGTGCTGGTAGCACCAAAGAGTTGTCAAAGTGGTCAAGTACTTTGCAACACCTTCTGACTACCTCAGCACGAGACATCACCTCTGGAGCAAGCCTGGAGGGATCTTTTACACCTTCATATCTGAAGGCAGGATGCTTTCGATGCTGCAGGGGTTGGATCCGATGACTCAAAAAGGAAAAGACCACATGGTCACCAGTAATTCCTTTGTTCTTCAATGTTGCAATGGCATCAAGAAGGCATTTTGCTTGGCCACCACCAGGTCCAGTACTCGACTAGCATGCTTGGACTTGGGGGGCTCCAGTAATtctttctggaagtggagattcaaagttcccgacaTGAAACCAGAAACTTTTCCACTTGACTCCTTTACTCGCTGGTTTGTAAGATAAGTACTCGTCTCGAGTCACAGGACAGAGTACCAACTCACATCCACCGACGACGGCAGGCTTGGTAGCATTTGGGATGGGTACAAGGatgaagaaatgttggaaatGTTGGAAAAGGTGGAAATGAGGAAGGATGCCAAGGAATGGTTCACAAAAATGGGTGAATATGGAAAGATGCAAGATAGATTGCGGGGTcaaatgatgcaattggattcccCAGAAGTGAAGAAGAGCATGGAGGAATTTAGAAACAGGCACTGCAAGACCACGTTCCATGAAATCACGGAACACAACGGTTTCAAGAGTACCTTCGAAAGGATAATCTTCACCTTCCCCTGCACGCCATTGAATCACAGCCTGACTCTAGAGAAGCCCCATAGTCTCCAATTCTTGTACAGCTGTTTCAGACATTTTGCTCTTGCGCCAGCCCATGGAGAGATTAgcaacttcttcatcatcgacCTTGGACTTGCTCTTCTTGGGAGCGATCTCAGTGTCACGAGTTATGATCTtaagctcgggggctacgagaggggctagTGAATGAAGAACTAAGAGGGCAAGCGATTGGGAAATTTGGATCCAAAaatgacggcggccaggagttaaAGGGGTAAAACCCTAAAAGTCACCGCATGGGTTTATAAGGTTCCAAATGGCAATTCTGAGAATATTTAGAAGATCAACGGTTGTTCAGTTCTCTGAGCAGTTTTTGGCATGTATTTTTCATCACGAGTTCtggattcttaaatctaaattgatagatttaaattcaagactcgggggctgcggaatacatgcatcagagatttatttttcattttttttggaaaataatgaaggaaaaagactaaAGTGACCCTTAgtctgattctacgattcaacctaaggctcgggggctactccatatggagtacgagtacttcgcgcaccatatatgatcaagactTTGGGgcatgagcacctcacagcctcggagcaaccacAAGTACTTGGTCAACTACTCGACGTACCCGAAGGAAGGCCTAGAAGCAACcaaaaggatgttctgactacttggaGTACTCGAAGATGCCCTGCCAAGTACTCCTGCAGGACTCGGttatgaagagctcgggggcttgtcagacccagggcagtgggactgcttataggcatagaatgttctagagtaagaaatagctcatggatgtaccttacctctcttgtaactacccgaatagacgTAGGACTAgatgcagtacaaaggaaactacccgattgtgttgtagtaggactccaactgtactcggctaggactttccatgtaaccctgtccccccggatatataagggcgggcagggaccccctcgaaacacatcaacacctaaggaaatacaagcaaccacacaggacgtagggtattacgcacctcgcggcccgaacctatctaaatccttgtgttccttgcaccatcgagttccagagtagtcgatccctacttacaaaccttactgctaagggtatccctgagcagacttggcggtaaacaccgacaacccatgggccccacctgtcatgcCAGACCCACCTGCCATGTGGCACCCATATTCAGATGTTCGGGACCACCCAGC containing:
- the LOC120667767 gene encoding uncharacterized protein LOC120667767, encoding MGLNYMKQNFQTEYIKFEVADFKSSYHAILGRPALAKFMEVPHYVYMLLKMPGNTGVLSLRGDLLKSFECDKEAIDHASPIQVPSSVSEIPAAAKELSLNKDSMPSKKPSQSSVKPTGDVGTKTIQLQEGDDSKTAIIGTGVGDK